A portion of the Fulvia fulva chromosome 1, complete sequence genome contains these proteins:
- a CDS encoding AP-1-like transcription factor yap1: protein MAAQPQQTSQRANPYLSPNQQGLLLAALNSQAQTKQTTASQVKRSDSDPATMDTANGNTLFMTPTNGHLGSFEYTPDLDYLDGGDNFDFENADLGGVMIGALPGSGAGNDIENGEGHEKRKSPDDNNDEEGGDAKRQETKEGEKGVKKPGRKPLTNEPTTKRKAQNRAAQRAFRERKEAHLKDLETKVSELTKAQEADKHENGMLKAQVDRLQIELKEYRKRLSLNSGVSRSPPLTAKNSQNRSNSNPSSTGGNFQFDFPKFGALPGSQIFGNQGGNGNASNSGVLKRDSLTPPQVTQSPTAISGYRQQSQSQSQSQTQPHSQTCRQSSMARSLSPTSMQNNGGKTGTPSQFTNLNPSFAAYSTNNNMHGFASTLPQMNGGNDGLADLFSPSLLKSASVDGYFDDSQTSNSNSNNSQAVNGNGGNDSTSGLNRVFQFNSSSSTSDGTSPSASSQSQWNGNGANSSCGTSPEPSHGSPAINDKAQMPTQKQQSPLSQFTDINGLANTGMNATFGLPNIDYNVPSLGSFDPVSLGDYRDSNDAIVGGGDFTGGFFDDALNSASFDYGSPSNLFGILQSPQQTYNPLPAPHSVISASHPAPSQALMAEIENARDGGDDDYGLPNNKQQSKPQTKADSTGKLISCNNIWNQLQSNPDFQEGKFDLDGLCSELRAKARCSESGVMVDQDHVDAALKKLGKKDQKGKVMDVPPLMFEQESWDNVLKKLREDCA, encoded by the exons ATGGCCGCACAGCCACAGCAAACTTCCCAGCGTGCCAATCCCTACCTCTCGCCAAACCAGCAAGGCCTCTTGCTGGCTGCCCTGAACTCGCAGGCGCAGACAAAGCAGACGACGGCCTCTCAAGTCAAGCGCTCCGATAGCGACCCCGCGACAATGGACACAGCCAATGGCAACACGCTCTTCATGACCCCAACCAACGGCCACCTCGGCAGCTTCGAGTACACCCCAGACCTCGACTACCTAGACGGCGGCGACAACTTCGACTTTGAGAATGCCGACCTCGGAGGTGTTATGATCGGTGCTCTCCCAGGCAGTGGAGCTGGCAATGACATTGAAAATGGTGAAGGACACGAGAAGCGGAAAAGTCCCGACGACAACAacgacgaagaaggcggtgATGCGAAACGACAGGAGACCAAGGAGGGTGAGAAGGGCGTCAAGAAGCCTGGCCGCAAGCCGCTCACTAATGAGCCTACAACT AAGCGCAAGGCCCAGAACCGTGCCGCCCAACGCGCCTTCCGCGAGCGCAAAGAGGCGCATTTGAAGGACCTCGAAACAAAAGTCTCTGAGCTCACCAAAGCGCAAGAAGCTGACAAGCACGAAAATGGCATGCTCAAAGCTCAAGTCGACCGCCTCCAGATAGAGCTCAAGGAGTATCGCAAGCGGCTGTCTCTGAACTCTGGCGTAAGCCGTTCGCCCCCACTCACTGCTAAGAACAGCCAAAATCGCAGCAACAGCAATCCATCCTCAACCGGCGGCAACTTCCAATTTGACTTTCCTAAGTTCGGAGCACTTCCAGGAAGTCAGATCTTCGGCAACCAGGGTGGGAATGGGAATGCATCGAACTCTGGCGTCCTCAAGCGCGACAGTCTGACTCCGCCACAAGTCACGCAATCTCCGACCGCGATCAGCGGCTATCGCCAGCAGTCGCAGTCGCAGTCGCAGTCGCAAACACAGCCTCACTCGCAAACTTGCCGTCAGAGCAGCATGGCCCGCAGCTTGAGTCCGACAAGCATGCAAAACAATGGAGGCAAAACTGGCACCCCTTCACAGTTCACCAACCTCAACCCATCTTTCGCGGCGTACAGCACGAACAACAACATGCACGGCTTTGCAAGCACTTTGCCTCAGATGAACGGCGGCAATGATGGACTCGCAGACCTATTCAGCCCTAGCCTACTCAAGAGTGCCAGCGTCGATGGCTACTTCGACGACTCGCAGACCAGCAATAGTAACTCGAACAACTCGCAAGCAGTTAACGGGAACGGCGGCAATGACAGCACTTCTGGTCTGAACCGCGTTTTCCAGTTCAACAGTAGCAGCAGTACGAGCGATGGCACATCTCCGAGCGCAAGTTCGCAAAGTCAGTGGAACGGTAATGGTGCGAACAGCTCATGTGGCACATCACCTGAGCCATCCCATGGCAGCCCTGCGATCAACGACAAGGCGCAAATGCCTACTCAGAAGCAGCAGTCGCCCTTGTCGCAGTTCACGGACATCAACGGTCTAGCCAACACGGGCATGAACGCGACTTTCGGGCTTCCGAACATAGACTACAACGTACCGTCGCTTGGCAGCTTTGATCCAGTGTCGTTGGGCGACTACAGAGACAGCAATGATGCCATTGTGGGCGGGGGTGACTTCACGGGCGGGTTCTTCGACGATGCTCTCAACTCCGCATCTTTCGACTACGGCTCACCCAGCAACCTGTTTGGCATTCTCCAGTCACCACAACAAACATACAACCCTCTGCCTGCACCGCACAGCGTTATTTCCGCAAGCCATCCAGCGCCTAGCCAAGCGCTTATGGCTGAGATTGAGAACGCCCGCGATGGTGGTGACGACGACTACGGTCTACCAAACAATAAGCAGCAATCCAAGCCGCAGACAAAGGCTGACAGTACCGGCAAGCTCATCAGCTGTAACAATATCTGGAACCAGCTGCAATCAAACCCCGATTTCCAAGAAGGCAAGTTCGACCTCGATGGGTTGTGCTCTGAGCTTCGTGCCAAGGCGAGATGTTCCGAGAGTGGTGTGATGGTTGACCAGGATCATGTCGATGCTGCGCTGAAAAAGCTCGGGAAGAAGGATCAGAAGGGCAAGGTTATGGACGTTCCGCCGCTGATGTTCGAGCAGGAGAGCTG GGACAACGTTTTGAAGAAGCTGCGAGAAGATTGCGCATGA
- a CDS encoding Helicase SEN1: MEFVQKLEALTNLDAGIHWFCPRTTDDETGVYYIDDIDSSEPESESEKATRLSKLKEATQRKEDALSATQIIAFDGDDAMPYQTKLKTHLKTQLTRCDICIREFHRSRAWLKSQLEAEYAADEVRTFLDKYDGMNNERITTGLDQATEALLDLEPSKRKITSAGEAGMYAMFEALQCRPFLYSEELLSQHFDKPFRLAQANRKFSLPGVAPGTVAFLYSMNAERFAWAERNITRLKRKILPSEFESSVKPFMEGAAGRVHVVNLDARFLPVFWRATRMLLEKFDKELITNYLRAMDVNIYTLSLEHFQVQQDHVLDIFGCYGILLELAPNDFWEAMGAVSPSNVLDVAFTTKPNQLETLFTSKQESGRDPQAYLALQVKWLDAFVKSIKASNLVPPLRTLLQLCLKRYQADQYSHFASTAMWERGLCCLQEAIRILTRDLDGGPAYTHLIEAVSRDYIGDILAQLEGIEKKEELQITKDQNSALDIIQNLLALDVRSLSRDRRMIESKRELDHEIGVASLNIWKMSMRHIKPGHSSFVMSIIRGMNGLLSLDLLPPKIVKAATKTAESWNNALTRILGYVATDLLDRLDSFNHEQLLDLIALPEAMNGIVLLLFNGNEMIHANALTLLKTFSGEDSRRESIMHLLKAYYSNAMSAFGLSLKAVINAHIFGPCSTLLKILRDVFSCLCDDQDGLLRTKTISGETELTALRILWVHTWSFLEMVFSRTEAWSSLGYDKAMMQLFCRDTMDLAEFVFDQYAVIASTMEGGSIQVSSATGKQLLQQSNKAFGHITKWLRLRDEYLISRCVSITGKMLTRFQEVNIRISAENSTWLQDVITSSSTSKYAKVKNKLTMNNKAELQQALERHLGESLSASDLSETEGPKRTKQGSLADWAASAGDRSGSSTPVSASRPEGVIDLDTWTSAAEKRKAEERKPMQKVPTLAFQKAAMKKQEEANDFLLKRRQAKEEADRKRQEVIAKAKGLGAGSGVAGIGNYGADHGTEGQTVMVNDDDLESDDDDDDLDDDLFGTVDKPKKQQRPGLDFSGATGLKPEVKSGPTRIQRTARSVKDMRARIKPALGPLYQTMLSWDFFHTDHYPPGSSPQDFRAVENSFRDPISYQATFEPLLTLEAWQGMVRAREENQSKPYELKVQNRSNVDQFIEFSSIIGHQENREVELRESDIVLLSTSKKPADDSTAAHCFARVQKTKFTKAHMEIVYQMMPASALAPKLTMQSIIYGLKVTTIVPLERQYGALKALQYYDLCNQIVRAKPSSRYEFSEKQITSMQGVYGLNRAQSEAVNAALDNEGFSLIQGPPGSGKTKTITAIVGGLLTQSLSNGPAGATRITVPKGNNVNSGSDAPVKKLLVCAPSNAAVDELCVRLMAGIKTKQGVSRNINVVRIGKSDNISAQVAEVTLENLVQKKLGGTQQDSKQHEKDQQIFEEHKQVSAQLREFYQRRDEDDSGDKKMQPAGRKRLEDDINRVKRQKAMLGTRIDSLKDQRRDAGREQELNKRRVQQTVLEEAHVICATLSGSGHDMFQNLTIEFESVIIDEAAQCVEMESLIPLKYGCIKCIMVGDPNQLPPTVFSKEAQKFQYEQSLFVRMQNNFPNQVHLLDTQYRMHPDISFFPSETFYDSKLMDGPNMAEQRKQPWHASALLAPYRFFDVAGQQQTSAKSFINLAEIDIAMMLYDRLRADFNDLDWNNKIGIITPYRSQLKELRRRFLNKYGEGIKDFIEFNTTDAFQGRECEIIIFSCVRASPAGGIGFLQDIRRMNVGLTRAKSSLWVLGNSESLSRGRYWKLLVDDAKARDLHTAGHGLKGMLKRPSSDFPAQASAVPTRSMLEINNHVSQMGAEVEGSRNDATPNSKELPSYTGKRKHSADEGDNKSDKPFKQSRDSTPVTSARNGTDRMDGVTIKAEDRIRGMKQERDHTTAAKSITEAEDDMDVDMVDADEAELDKAGDDMKKDTPDSLVKNPRRSATPANSAVDRNGAKSASGSRAGTPSSTTEDSKNGIAGQGNAKPAGGIAPPRKAFKRAAPNVFAPKAKKR; encoded by the coding sequence ATGGAGTTCGTGCAGAAGCTCGAAGCGCTCACGAATCTCGACGCGGGCATCCACTGGTTCTGCCCACGCACCACCGACGACGAGACCGGTGTTTactacatcgacgacattGACTCGAGCGAACCAGAGAGCGAGTCTGAGAAGGCGACGCGGCTTTCCAAACTGAAAGAGGCGACGCAGCGGAAGGAAGATGCTCTATCAGCCACACAGATCATCGCGTTCGACGGAGACGATGCCATGCCATACCAGACGAAGCTCAAAACCCACCTCAAGACACAGCTCACTCGCTGCGATATCTGCATACGGGAGTTCCACCGCTCGAGAGCATGGCTCAAATCTCAACTCGAGGCCGAATATGCCGCAGACGAAGTACGAACGTTCCTCGACAAATACGATGGCATGAACAACGAGAGAATCACGACAGGGCTGGATCAGGCGACTGAGGCTCTCTTGGATCTCGAACCCAGCAAGCGCAAGATAACATCGGCGGGAGAGGCTGGCATGTATGCCATGTTTGAGGCGTTGCAGTGCCGACCATTCCTTTACAGCGAAGAGCTACTATCACAGCACTTCGACAAGCCTTTCAGGCTAGCTCAAGCTAACAGGAAGTTCTCTTTGCCCGGTGTAGCTCCTGGCACCGTGGCATTTCTCTACTCCATGAATGCCGAGAGATTCGCATGGGCCGAGCGGAATATCACCAGACTCAAGCGCAAAATCTTGCCATCCGAGTTCGAGTCCAGTGTCAAACCATTCATGGAAGGAGCGGCGGGCCGTGTCCATGTCGTCAACCTTGATGCGAGATTTCTGCCTGTCTTTTGGCGCGCCACCCGTATGCTGCTCGAAAAGTTCGACAAGGAACTGATTACGAATTATCTGCGTGCCATGGACGTAAACATTTACACGCTCTCACTCGAGCACTTCCAAGTCCAGCAAGACCACGTTCTCGACATTTTCGGCTGCTACGGCATTCTGCTGGAACTTGCGCCTAACGATTTCTGGGAAGCGATGGGTGCAGTATCGCCCTCAAACGTCTTAGACGTGGCATTTACGACGAAACCTAACCAGTTGGAGACACTATTCACCTCAAAGCAAGAGTCTGGGCGTGACCCGCAGGCCTACCTTGCGCTGCAAGTCAAGTGGCTGGACGCATTCGTCAAGAGCATCAAAGCAAGCAATCTGGTCCCACCCTTGCGAACCCTCCTGCAGTTGTGCTTGAAGAGATACCAGGCAGACCAATACTCACATTTCGCTAGTACTGCTATGTGGGAAAGAGGTCTCTGTTGTCTGCAAGAAGCTATCAGAATCTTAACCAGAGACCTTGATGGGGGGCCAGCTTACACTCACTTGATCGAGGCGGTGTCCAGAGACTACATCGGAGACATTCTGGCGCAGCTGGAGGGCATTGAGAAGAAGGAAGAGTTGCAGATCACGAAAGATCAGAATTCTGCTCTCGACATCATTCAGAATCTTTTGGCTCTCGACGTCAGGAGCCTGTCTCGCGACCGCAGAATGATCGAGTCTAAGCGAGAGCTGGATCATGAGATCGGAGTTGCGAGCCTGAACATCTGGAAAATGAGTATGCGCCATATCAAACCCGGCCATTCGTCGTTCGTCATGTCGATCATACGTGGCATGAATGGGTTGCTTTCGCTGGATCTGCTACCTCCCAAAATCGTGAAAGCAGCGACAAAGACTGCCGAGAGCTGGAACAATGCTCTGACCAGGATCCTGGGCTACGTTGCCACGGACTTGCTGGATCGGCTTGACTCTTTCAATCATGAGCAACTGCTTGACCTGATCGCCCTTCCCGAGGCCATGAATGGCATTGTTTTGCTGCTGTTCAATGGCAACGAGATGATACACGCGAATGCACTCACCTTGCTGAAGACTTTCAGTGGCGAAGATAGCCGACGTGAGAGCATTATGCACCTCCTCAAGGCTTATTACAGCAATGCTATGTCAGCATTCGGGCTATCGTTAAAGGCCGTTATCAATGCGCACATCTTCGGTCCGTGTTCAACGCTGCTCAAGATTCTGAGAGATGTCTTCAGCTGTCTTTGCGACGATCAAGACGGGTTGCTCAGGACAAAGACTATCTCAGGCGAGACCGAGCTGACGGCTCTTCGAATCCTGTGGGTCCATACCTGGAGCTTTCTCGAAATGGTCTTCTCACGGACGGAGGCTTGGAGCAGTCTCGGTTATGATAAAGCTATGATGCAGCTGTTCTGTCGCGACACCATGGACCTTGCTGAATTCGTATTCGATCAGTACGCAGTCATCGCGAGCACCATGGAAGGCGGCAGCATACAAGTGTCTTCTGCCACTGGAAAGCAGCTTCTGCAACAATCCAACAAAGCATTCGGGCATATCACAAAGTGGTTGCGTCTCAGAGATGAATACTTGATTTCGCGATGTGTGAGCATCACGGGTAAAATGCTCACCAGATTTCAAGAGGTGAATATCAGGATAAGCGCAGAAAATTCTACCTGGCTTCAGGATGTGATCACCAGCTCAAGTACCAGCAAATACGCGAAGGTGAAGAACAAGCTGACCATGAACAACAAGGCTGAGTTGCAGCAGGCTCTGGAGCGACATCTGGGCGAGTCGCTGTCGGCGTCAGATCTTTCCGAAACGGAAGGGCCCAAGCGAACTAAGCAAGGCTCGCTGGCCGACTGGGCAGCGTCTGCGGGTGATCGCTCTGGCTCGTCAACACCGGTGTCTGCAAGCAGGCCCGAAGGCGTTATCGACCTTGATACTTGGACTAGCGCTGCAGAGAAGAGGAAGGCCGAAGAGCGAAAGCCGATGCAGAAAGTGCCGACTCTGGCCTTCCAGAAAGCCGCCATGAAGAAGCAAGAAGAAGCCAATGACTTCTTACTCAAGCGGAGGCAGGCCAAAGAAGAGGCGGATCGTAAGAGGCAAGAAGTCATTGCAAAGGCGAAAGGACTTGGTGCTGGTAGCGGCGTCGCTGGCATCGGCAACTATGGTGCAGACCATGGCACCGAGGGGCAGACAGTGATGGTGAACGATGATGACCTGGAGTCAGACGACGATGACGATGATCTGGACGATGATCTGTTCGGAACGGTCGACAAGCCGAAGAAGCAGCAGCGACCCGGCCTCGACTTTAGCGGCGCCACCGGGCTGAAGCCAGAAGTCAAGAGCGGTCCAACACGAATACAGAGGACTGCCCGCTCGGTCAAGGATATGCGAGCCCGCATCAAGCCAGCTCTAGGTCCGTTGTATCAAACTATGCTAAGCTGGGACTTCTTCCACACGGATCACTATCCACCAGGATCCAGCCCACAGGATTTCAGGGCTGTGGAGAACTCTTTCAGGGACCCCATTTCTTATCAGGCGACTTTCGAACCACTTCTTACACTGGAAGCTTGGCAAGGTATGGTTCGAGCTCGAGAGGAGAACCAGTCTAAGCCGTACGAGCTCAAGGTACAGAACCGCAGCAATGTTGATCAGTTCATCGAATTCAGCAGCATCATTGGGCACCAAGAAAACAGAGAGGTAGAACTGAGAGAAAGTGACATTGTCCTGCTCTCTACCTCGAAGAAGCCTGCCGACGATTCGACGGCAGCTCACTGTTTTGCAAGAGTGCAGAAGACCAAGTTCACGAAAGCACATATGGAGATTGTGTACCAAATGATGCCAGCCTCAGCGTTGGCGCCAAAGCTTACTATGCAGTCAATAATTTACGGCCTCAAGGTGACGACCATAGTCCCGCTAGAACGCCAATACGGCGCACTCAAAGCCTTGCAATACTACGATCTCTGCAACCAGATCGTGCGCGCAAAGCCGTCATCGCGATATGAGTTCAGCGAAAAGCAGATAACCTCCATGCAGGGCGTGTACGGCCTCAACCGCGCGCAGTCAGAGGCTGTCAATGCTGCGCTCGATAACGAAGGATTCTCGCTCATCCAAGGCCCACCTGGTTCAGGCAAGACCAAGACAATTACAGCTATTGTCGGTGGTCTGCTCACTCAGTCTCTGAGCAATGGTCCTGCAGGCGCGACCCGTATTACCGTCCCGAAAGGCAACAATGTCAATAGCGGCAGTGATGCCCCGGTGAAGAAGCTTTTGGTATGTGCACCTAGCAATGCCGCCGTGGACGAGCTGTGCGTCCGACTCATGGCTGGGATCAAGACGAAGCAGGGTGTCAGCCGCAACATCAACGTCGTTCGTATCGGCAAGAGCGACAACATCAGCGCCCAGGTAGCCGAGGTGACCCTAGAGAACTTGGTCCAGAAGAAGTTGGGCGGAACTCAGCAGGACTCAAAGCAGCACGAGAAGGATCAGCAGATCTTCGAGGAGCACAAGCAGGTCTCTGCACAGCTTCGAGAGTTCTACCAACGACGTGATGAGGACGACAGCGGTGACAAGAAGATGCAGCCGGCAGGCCGTAAGAGACTTGAGGACGATATCAATCGCGTCAAGCGACAGAAAGCAATGCTCGGCACTCGTATCGATAGTCTCAAAGATCAACGGCGTGACGCAGGGCGTGAACAAGAGCTGAACAAGCGGCGCGTCCAACAGACCGTCCTTGAAGAGGCACACGTAATCTGTGCTACGCTCAGCGGAAGTGGCCACGACATGTTCCAGAATCTCACCATTGAGTTTGAGAGCGTCATCATTGATGAAGCGGCGCAATGTGTGGAGATGGAATCGCTCATTCCACTCAAGTATGGTTGCATCAAGTGCATCATGGTGGGTGACCCGAATCAGCTGCCACCAACGGTCTTTTCGAAAGAAGCGCAGAAGTTTCAATACGAGCAGAGCTTGTTCGTGCGCATGCAGAACAACTTCCCGAACCAGGTCCATCTTTTGGATACACAGTACCGTATGCATCCCGACATCAGTTTCTTTCCAAGTGAAACCTTCTACGACAGCAAGCTCATGGACGGTCCGAACATGGCAGAACAACGGAAGCAGCCATGGCACGCCAGTGCTCTGCTGGCGCCGTATCGTTTCTTCGACGTTGCTGGCCAGCAGCAGACCTCGGCCAAGTCGTTCATCAACCTGGCAGAGATTGACATCGCCATGATGCTATACGACCGTCTGAGGGCAGACTTCAACGATCTCGACTGGAACAACAAGATCGGCATCATCACCCCGTATAGATCGCAACTAAAGGAGCTCAGGCGTCGCTTTCTCAATAAGTACGGAGAAGGCATCAAGGACTTTATCGAGTTCAACACAACCGATGCTTTCCAAGGCCGTGAGTGTGAGATTATCATATTCTCATGTGTGCGTGCTAGCCCGGCAGGTGGCATCGGTTTCTTGCAAGATATCAGGCGTATGAACGTCGGCCTCACACGTGCAAAGTCCAGCTTATGGGTTCTTGGTAACTCCGAGAGTCTCTCGAGAGGCAGGTACTGGAAGTTATTGGTCGACGATGCCAAGGCCAGGGACCTCCACACTGCTGGTCACGGCCTCAAAGGCATGTTGAAGAGACCAAGCAGTGACTTCCCTGCGCAGGCGTCCGCGGTGCCTACCCGTTCCATGCTGGAGATTAACAATCATGTCAGCCAAATGGGGGCCGAGGTCGAGGGCAGCCGAAACGACGCTACACCCAATTCCAAAGAACTGCCATCTTATACTGGCAAGCGTAAGCACTCTGCGGATGAAGGGGATAACAAGTCTGATAAACCATTTAAGCAATCGCGAGACTCGACGCCAGTCACGAGCGCACGAAATGGCACGGACAGGATGGATGGTGTGACCATTAAGGCTGAGGACAGAATCCGAGGCATGAAACAGGAACGCGACCATACGACAGCCGCAAAGTCGATCACCGAAGCTGAAGATGACATGGACGTTGACATGGTCGATGCAGATGAGGCAGAGCTCGACAAAGCAGGAGACGATATGAAGAAGGACACGCCAGATTCGCTTGTCAAGAACCCGCGACGTTCGGCGACTCCAGCTAACAGCGCAGTCGATCGCAACGGCGCGAAGAGCGCTTCAGGATCAAGAGCTGGAACACCTTCGTCCACGACCGAGGATAGCAAGAACGGTATCGCGGGTCAGGGAAACGCAAAGCCCGCAGGAGGAATCGCACCGCCCAGAAAGGCATTCAAGAGAGCAGCACCGAATGTCTTCGCGCCTAAGGCGAAGAAGCGTTGA